The DNA window CCCAACACGTTCCACGGCCACGTCACCGGGCAGGCGCGGATCATGGTGCGGTCGAGGCGGTAGCTGCCCAGCCTGTCGAACGCGTGCACCGGGGGAGGCGGCTGCGCGGTGGTCGGTGCCAGCACCACGTCGACGATGTCGAAGACCGAGCCGACGCGGCGCTGGGCGGCGGCCTCGTGGCGGCGGGCGCTGCGCAGCGTCGCCTGCCCCAGCACGTGGCCGGTGCGCAGATTGGCCACGGTGCGCGGATCGAACGTGACGCCGTCGCCCAGGCGCTCCTCCCACTCGCGCAGGCCCGCGGTGGACCGGACCAGGAAGTCCCACGACAACCGCAGGCCGTAGTCGGGGTTGCCGGGCACCACGGTGTGGCCGAGCAGTTGCAGTTGCTTGGCCACGGCGCGCGTCGCGGTTGCGATCTCCGGGTGCAGTTTGGCCCGAAAACCGGTGAACGGGAAGCGGGTTGACAGCGCGATGGTCAGCGGGCCGGGCGCTTTGCCGACGTAGTCGGAAACCCGGACCGGGCGCGGCCGGTGCCGCTCGGCTTCGACGTTGCCGGATGCGGCGTCGAGGACCAGGGCCGCATCGGCCACGGTGCGGGCCAGCACGCCGTTGACCGTGATGCCGTTGAACGCCTCCGGCAGCGGCCAGGTGGAGATGCGGCCCCGCTGGGGCTTGATGCCCACCAGGTGCGTCCACGCGGCCGGGATGCGGATGCTGCCGGCGCCGTCGGAGCCGATGGCGGCGGTGACCAGGCCCGCGGCGACCGCGGCCGCGCTGCCGCCCGAAGACCCGCCCGGGGTGTGCCGCCGCGACCATGGGTTGCGGGTGTGCCCGAAGCCGGGCCCGCTGGTGAACGGCCATTGGCCCAGTTCGCAGGTGTTGGTCTTGCCGACGATCACCGCGCCGGCGGCCTTCAGGCGCCGAACCACCTCGGCGTCCTGGGTGGCGGGACTGACATAGCCGTCGGTCCCGTACGCGGTGGGCACTCCAGCAACGTCGACGTCGTCCTTGACCGCGATCGGGACGCCGAGCAGCGGGGCGGTGTCGCCGGCGGCCCGGCGGCGGTCGGCCTCGGCCGCGTCGGCCAGCGCCGACTCGGTGAGAACCACCCGGAAGGCGTTCAGCGTGGACTGGCTGAGGTTGATGGCGTGCAGGGAACGGCGCACCAATGTGTCCGACGTCACCGAGCGGCTGGCGAGCTGATAGAGCAGGTCAGTCAGCGTGGGCAGGCGCTGGCTGCCGGAACCGGGAACGGATCCGGAAGTGTACTCACGAGCGCCAACCACGGGGTACGAGACTATCGGCGCGGATACCCGCGATGTCGCGGTGGGGTGCAAAACTGTTGTAATGCGGCTGTATCGAGACCGGGCG is part of the Mycobacterium sp. HUMS_12744610 genome and encodes:
- a CDS encoding amidase produces the protein MVGAREYTSGSVPGSGSQRLPTLTDLLYQLASRSVTSDTLVRRSLHAINLSQSTLNAFRVVLTESALADAAEADRRRAAGDTAPLLGVPIAVKDDVDVAGVPTAYGTDGYVSPATQDAEVVRRLKAAGAVIVGKTNTCELGQWPFTSGPGFGHTRNPWSRRHTPGGSSGGSAAAVAAGLVTAAIGSDGAGSIRIPAAWTHLVGIKPQRGRISTWPLPEAFNGITVNGVLARTVADAALVLDAASGNVEAERHRPRPVRVSDYVGKAPGPLTIALSTRFPFTGFRAKLHPEIATATRAVAKQLQLLGHTVVPGNPDYGLRLSWDFLVRSTAGLREWEERLGDGVTFDPRTVANLRTGHVLGQATLRSARRHEAAAQRRVGSVFDIVDVVLAPTTAQPPPPVHAFDRLGSYRLDRTMIRACPVTWPWNVLGWPSINVPAGFTSDGLPIGVQLMGPADSEPMLVSLAAELEAVCGWASKQPQVWWNAGADASR